The Siansivirga zeaxanthinifaciens CC-SAMT-1 region AATCAGCATATTTAAGAAGCTTCAATCCTTCATTACTTGGATCTTTTGAATCCTTCCATGCCTGAAAATAATCAATACCACATTGCATAATTTCTTTAGCAAGGTTATCTGCAATCATTTTGAATTTCAGATCACTTGCTCCCAACATGGATTTTATAGAAGCTAAGTCTTCCTTACTATCAACAAATAACTTTAAACCAAAATCATAAGCTTTGAATTTGTCTTGTTTTCTTCTGCTTTTGGCACTTTCTATTCGAGCTTCTAAGTTGTGAATAGGCTTTTCAGTAAACTTCTTAGAGATGTACTTTTTCGTTTCTGAATTACATCCACTGAAAAGCTTAGCTGTACTGGCTAAAGTATATTTCCCATTAAGTTGCGATAAAAGTGTATCGACCAGTTTTTCTGCTTGTTTCTTGTTGTCAATAGAATAGGTTTGATCTGCTACGGAATGAACAAAATCGGCAAAACTATCTGAATCAAGTAGTTTAAACTTTAAAGAAATTCCATCAGCAATTTCTGACTGATTGGAACCCAAAAGCTTTAATGTTCCTATGTTATTAAAGCATGAGAAGTTCTTAGCGGTTATTTCTTTACCATTTGTTACTTTCTCCCATATTTCTAGAGCTTTTTCTTTGTCACCATTAATCAAATAGTTCAAAGCTGTCTCATCAAAAGGGTTAGATTTAATAAACCAAAACAGAGAATTTGAAACTTTATCTCCGTTTTGCTCTATGTTTGAAAACGCTTTATTTACATTTTCCTCTGAACGACTTACCGGATTTAAAAAATTAAAATCTAACTCTGAATCTGCTTCTCTGCCAATCTTCGCAAACTTCTTAATCTTACTTTGCTGTCTTTGGAGTTCTCTTTCAGTAGCATTGGATAAGATGCCTGCAATTCTATATGGATTTTCATGTATAAGCTTCATAAGTGCATTCCAATTTATATCCTCGGTAAAGCAAAACTAAAGTTAGACTTAACCTTTTCGTGGTTTTAAATTTTAAAACCCAATTTTAGCACTTTTTTTCCAAATAATTGCAATTTTGCTTACACAAATTTTACAATTAAACAAAATGTCGGGAGAAATATTTTTATCTCCCCCGAATTTGCTGTTAAGCTGCTTTTAAATACTCCGCTAAGTCCATCATTTTCTTCATATCTTCCTCAAAAAGGTTCGACATTTGTTCTGTCGAGTTCACGAAAAAAAAGACAAGCTAAAAATAGCTTGTCTTTTTTTATTAGTATTGCATATCTTTATAAATAAATAAAGCGATTGCCTATGATAAAAGTATTATTAATTGAGGATTCGAGTTTGGTAAACTCTATAATACTTTTACTATTTCTAGGGTTTTTAGTTGGCTTAATTTTATATTATTTATTTAGAATGATTGAGGTTACTTATGTTTTAAAACATAGAAAACCTTTATATAATCACGTTTATTTATTCCTGAAAAAAATTGATACTAATAAAAAATCAATTTTAAGAAACCAGTTTTCGTTTTATAATAAGCTCTCAGACAAAGAAAAGCGGTTTTTCGAACACCGATTAGTATGCTTTATAGAAGATAAAGATTTTATAGGCAGAGAAGGGGTTATAATTAACGATGAGGTTAAAGTTTTAATATCGGCCACGGCTGTGATGCTTACTTTTGGTTTTCGCGATTTTTATATTGGGTTAATCTCGAAAATTGTAGTGTATCCAACCAAATTTTATTCTAATACAAACGAGGCCTATCATAAAGGCGAATTTAATCCAAGATTAGAAACTCTGGTGGTGTCTTGGAAAGATTTTAAAGAGGGATAT contains the following coding sequences:
- a CDS encoding zinc-dependent peptidase: MIKVLLIEDSSLVNSIILLLFLGFLVGLILYYLFRMIEVTYVLKHRKPLYNHVYLFLKKIDTNKKSILRNQFSFYNKLSDKEKRFFEHRLVCFIEDKDFIGREGVIINDEVKVLISATAVMLTFGFRDFYIGLISKIVVYPTKFYSNTNEAYHKGEFNPRLETLVVSWKDFKEGYSIDYDNINLGIHEITHAIHFNSIKERDISSTIFSDSFKELSDMLTQDETLRTNLLTSNYFRRYAFSNQFEFLAVIIENFIETPKDFKNHFPQIYFKVKQMLNFNVADY
- a CDS encoding CFI-box-CTERM domain-containing protein, whose protein sequence is MKLIHENPYRIAGILSNATERELQRQQSKIKKFAKIGREADSELDFNFLNPVSRSEENVNKAFSNIEQNGDKVSNSLFWFIKSNPFDETALNYLINGDKEKALEIWEKVTNGKEITAKNFSCFNNIGTLKLLGSNQSEIADGISLKFKLLDSDSFADFVHSVADQTYSIDNKKQAEKLVDTLLSQLNGKYTLASTAKLFSGCNSETKKYISKKFTEKPIHNLEARIESAKSRRKQDKFKAYDFGLKLFVDSKEDLASIKSMLGASDLKFKMIADNLAKEIMQCGIDYFQAWKDSKDPSNEGLKLLKYADSIAIGSQTKDRIRENIEGMEEWAQSAPIKEDLEYITNKLSNFQNQSDTISNAKSLVSGCKYKLQSIRGVLGSDDELYLGISSAVVGNALGMLIEVVNEAQSGLEYNRSKLLLLPGVVSDAVEVINMLDALDMNYETRRRFNDNKSTIKGMNTQLETVRRQMRSASSSSYSSSSSSSSSSGGCYIATMAYGDYDHPQVLELRKFRDEFLDKFYLGKQFIKFYYKYSPKLVEKLENKQSINNAIRRSLDQFVKLIKKKK